The following coding sequences are from one Oryzisolibacter sp. LB2S window:
- the modA gene encoding molybdate ABC transporter substrate-binding protein has product MRGFLSGRNILALTLLAASAAQGAEVSVAVAANFTAPMQKIAAAFEQDTGHKATLSFGATGKFYAQIANGAPFGVLLAADDSTPEKIAREGLGDGATRFTYAIGQLVLWSKQAGYVDAEGKVLNKSDWKHIAIANPKLAPYGVAAMQTLEKLGLTAQVQPRVVQGENIAQTYQFVASGNAPLGFVALSQVMEDGKLREGSAWMVPSTMHEAIRQDAIVLKPAQDNAAAAALMQYLRGDKARAIIRSYGYAF; this is encoded by the coding sequence ATGCGAGGCTTTCTTTCTGGCAGGAACATTCTGGCGCTGACGCTGCTGGCCGCCTCCGCGGCCCAGGGCGCCGAGGTCTCGGTGGCTGTGGCGGCCAACTTCACCGCGCCCATGCAAAAGATAGCCGCGGCCTTCGAGCAGGACACGGGCCACAAGGCCACGCTTTCGTTCGGCGCCACGGGCAAGTTCTATGCGCAGATTGCCAACGGCGCACCGTTTGGCGTGCTGCTGGCCGCCGACGACAGCACGCCCGAAAAGATCGCCCGGGAAGGCCTGGGCGATGGCGCCACGCGCTTTACCTACGCCATCGGCCAGCTGGTGCTGTGGAGCAAGCAGGCCGGCTATGTGGACGCCGAAGGCAAGGTGCTGAACAAGAGCGACTGGAAGCACATCGCCATCGCCAATCCCAAGCTCGCCCCCTATGGCGTGGCCGCCATGCAGACCCTGGAAAAGCTGGGCCTGACGGCCCAGGTGCAGCCGCGCGTGGTACAGGGCGAGAACATCGCCCAGACCTATCAGTTCGTCGCCTCGGGCAATGCGCCGCTGGGCTTTGTGGCGCTGTCGCAGGTGATGGAGGACGGCAAGCTGCGCGAGGGCTCGGCCTGGATGGTGCCCTCCACCATGCATGAGGCGATTCGCCAGGACGCCATCGTGCTCAAGCCCGCACAGGACAATGCCGCCGCGGCCGCCCTCATGCAATACCTGCGCGGCGACAAGGCGCGCGCCATCATCCGCTCCTACGGCTATGCTTTTTGA
- a CDS encoding ABC transporter substrate-binding protein → MNGKLVTLAMALGAAGFMATPVHAQDKVKIGYISDMSSLYADLEGKGGATAIQMAIDDFGGKVLGKPIELLTVDHQNKADIAASKAREWIDTENLTMIFSGTNSGTALALAKVANEKKRVMINNGAASSALTNDQCTPYTVHYAYDTVALSKGLAAAMVEGGDKTWFFLTADYAFGHAMEADASKVVKDKGGTVVNAVRHPLNASDFSSFLLQAQNSKAQVLALANAGGDTINSIKAAKEFGIGKTMKVAPMLVFYSDVHSLGLKNTEGMQFVTSWYWDMDDASRKFADKYMAKTKRRPTEIQAADYSATMNYLKAVQAAGTTDADKVMETWRGMKMDDFFAKGQIRPDGRYVHDMYLVQVKAPKESKGTWDYYKIVKKLPGDEVFTTKAESKCALWK, encoded by the coding sequence ATGAACGGAAAACTCGTGACATTGGCCATGGCGCTGGGCGCCGCCGGATTCATGGCAACGCCTGTGCACGCGCAGGACAAGGTCAAGATCGGCTACATCTCGGACATGTCCAGCCTGTACGCCGACCTCGAAGGCAAGGGCGGCGCCACGGCCATTCAGATGGCCATTGACGACTTTGGCGGCAAGGTGCTGGGCAAGCCCATCGAGCTGCTCACCGTGGACCACCAGAACAAGGCCGACATCGCCGCGAGCAAGGCGCGCGAGTGGATAGACACCGAGAACCTGACCATGATCTTCAGCGGTACCAACTCGGGTACCGCGCTGGCGCTGGCCAAGGTGGCGAACGAGAAGAAGCGCGTCATGATCAACAACGGCGCGGCGTCCTCGGCCCTCACCAACGACCAGTGCACGCCCTACACCGTGCACTATGCGTATGACACGGTTGCCCTGTCCAAGGGCCTGGCAGCGGCCATGGTCGAGGGCGGTGACAAGACCTGGTTCTTTCTGACGGCCGACTATGCCTTCGGCCACGCCATGGAGGCCGACGCATCCAAGGTCGTCAAGGACAAGGGCGGCACCGTCGTGAATGCGGTGCGTCACCCGCTCAACGCGTCGGACTTCTCGTCCTTCCTGCTGCAGGCGCAGAACTCCAAGGCTCAGGTGCTGGCGCTCGCCAACGCCGGTGGCGACACCATCAACTCCATCAAGGCGGCCAAGGAGTTCGGTATCGGCAAGACCATGAAGGTCGCGCCCATGCTGGTGTTCTACAGCGATGTGCACAGCCTGGGCCTGAAGAACACCGAAGGCATGCAGTTCGTGACCAGCTGGTACTGGGACATGGATGACGCGTCGCGCAAGTTTGCCGACAAGTACATGGCCAAGACCAAGCGCAGGCCCACCGAGATCCAGGCGGCCGACTACTCTGCCACCATGAACTACCTCAAGGCCGTGCAGGCCGCGGGCACCACCGATGCCGACAAGGTGATGGAGACCTGGCGCGGCATGAAGATGGACGACTTCTTCGCCAAGGGTCAGATCCGCCCCGACGGCCGTTACGTGCATGACATGTACCTGGTCCAGGTCAAGGCGCCCAAGGAGTCCAAGGGCACCTGGGACTATTACAAGATCGTCAAGAAGCTGCCAGGCGACGAGGTGTTCACCACCAAGGCCGAGAGCAAGTGCGCGCTGTGGAAGTAA
- the modC gene encoding molybdenum ABC transporter ATP-binding protein, with the protein MSDTPGIDARLRLERPDFTLDVDLQLPGSGVTALFGPSGCGKTSCLRALAGLERAQGSVRVNGDLWQDDAGGHWLPTHRRRLGYVFQEASLFAHLNVRRNMEYGLRRLPSASRQVPLDHAVELLGLGALLQRQPHTLSGGERQRVAIARALATSPRVLLMDEPLAALDAARKSEVLPYLERLQRELAIPILYVTHSSDEVARLATHLVLLQGGRVTAQGPTAELMARLDLPLAHQDAAAALVQGRVLAYDAADALLTVGIAGGQIQLATGTARAVGEPVRLRVPARDVSLARTRAPDSSILNLLPARITELTDDGPGQMLVALDVAGTRLLARITRRSCQALALAVGDSVYAQVKGVALVD; encoded by the coding sequence ATGAGCGACACCCCGGGCATCGACGCACGACTGCGCCTCGAGCGGCCCGACTTCACGCTGGACGTCGACCTGCAACTGCCCGGCAGCGGCGTGACCGCGCTGTTCGGTCCCTCGGGCTGCGGCAAGACGAGCTGCCTGCGCGCGCTCGCGGGGCTCGAACGCGCCCAGGGCAGCGTGCGCGTCAACGGCGATCTCTGGCAGGACGACGCCGGCGGCCACTGGCTGCCCACGCACCGGCGCCGGCTCGGCTACGTGTTCCAGGAGGCCAGCCTGTTCGCCCACCTGAACGTGCGGCGCAACATGGAATACGGCCTGCGCCGCCTGCCGTCGGCCAGCCGCCAGGTGCCGCTGGACCACGCCGTGGAGCTGCTGGGCCTGGGCGCACTGCTGCAGCGCCAGCCCCACACGCTCTCGGGCGGCGAGCGCCAACGCGTGGCGATCGCACGGGCGCTGGCCACCAGCCCGCGCGTGCTGCTCATGGACGAGCCCCTGGCCGCGCTGGACGCCGCGCGCAAGTCCGAGGTACTGCCCTACCTGGAGCGGCTGCAGCGCGAGCTCGCCATACCCATCCTCTACGTGACGCATTCGAGCGACGAGGTTGCGCGCCTGGCCACGCACCTGGTGCTGCTGCAGGGCGGGCGCGTCACGGCCCAGGGCCCGACGGCCGAGCTCATGGCGCGGCTGGATCTGCCGCTGGCGCACCAGGACGCGGCCGCCGCGCTGGTCCAGGGCCGCGTCCTGGCCTATGACGCGGCCGATGCGCTGCTCACCGTCGGCATAGCGGGCGGGCAGATCCAGCTGGCCACGGGCACGGCCCGCGCGGTGGGCGAGCCCGTGCGCCTGCGCGTGCCCGCGCGCGACGTGAGCCTGGCGCGCACGCGCGCGCCCGACAGCAGCATCCTGAACCTGCTGCCCGCACGCATCACCGAGCTGACGGACGACGGCCCCGGCCAGATGCTCGTGGCCCTGGACGTGGCCGGCACGCGGCTGCTCGCGCGCATCACGCGCCGCTCCTGCCAGGCACTGGCGCTGGCCGTGGGCGACAGCGTGTACGCCCAGGTCAAGGGCGTGGCGCTGGTCGACTGA
- the modB gene encoding molybdate ABC transporter permease subunit: MNPPLLNPEDWAAIRLTLELAGITTVLLLALCTPLAWWLAHTRSRWRGPVGAVVALPLVLPPTVIGFYLLVLMGPHGPIGHLTEALGLARLPFTFAGLVVGSVVYSLPFAVQPLQRAFEALGRRPLEVAATLGAGPLDRFFTVALPLARPGFITAAILSFAHTVGEFGVVLMLGGNIPGATRVVSVQIYDHVEAMEYAQAHWLAGGMVLFAFIVLMLLHWLQPKGAR, translated from the coding sequence TTGAACCCTCCGCTGCTGAACCCCGAAGACTGGGCCGCGATCAGGCTGACGCTCGAGCTCGCCGGCATCACCACCGTGCTGCTGCTGGCCCTGTGCACGCCGCTGGCCTGGTGGCTCGCGCACACGCGTTCGCGCTGGCGCGGCCCCGTGGGCGCGGTGGTGGCGCTGCCGCTGGTGCTGCCGCCCACGGTGATCGGCTTTTACCTGCTGGTGCTCATGGGGCCCCATGGCCCCATCGGTCATCTGACCGAGGCGCTGGGCCTGGCGCGTCTGCCGTTCACCTTTGCCGGCCTGGTCGTGGGCTCGGTCGTGTATTCGCTGCCCTTTGCCGTGCAGCCGCTGCAGCGCGCCTTCGAGGCCCTGGGCCGGCGCCCGCTGGAGGTGGCGGCCACGCTGGGCGCGGGCCCGCTCGACCGCTTCTTCACCGTGGCCCTGCCGCTCGCGCGCCCGGGCTTCATCACCGCCGCCATCCTGAGCTTCGCCCACACCGTGGGCGAGTTCGGCGTGGTGCTCATGCTCGGCGGCAACATCCCCGGCGCGACGCGCGTGGTGTCGGTGCAGATCTACGACCATGTCGAGGCCATGGAGTACGCCCAGGCCCACTGGCTCGCCGGCGGCATGGTGCTGTTCGCCTTCATCGTGCTCATGCTGCTGCACTGGCTGCAGCCCAAGGGGGCGCGATGA
- a CDS encoding ABC transporter ATP-binding protein — translation MSDVILKTSHLTKEFKGFTAVSDVNLSVQRGSIHALIGPNGAGKTTCFNLLTKFLVPTSGTIHFNGHDITNEQPAQIARRGVIRSFQISAVFPHLTLLENVRLGLQRRLGTSFHFWRSKSSLNQLNDRARALLAEVGLEELADEVTVNLPYGRKRALEIATTLAMEPELMLLDEPTQGMGHEDVDRVTQLIKKVSAGRTILMVEHNMKVISTIADRITVLQRGAVLAEGSYEEVSNNPQVMEAYMGTTDGELQGAH, via the coding sequence ATGAGCGACGTGATACTGAAAACATCCCACCTCACGAAAGAGTTCAAGGGCTTTACCGCCGTGAGCGACGTGAATCTGAGTGTGCAGCGCGGCTCCATCCACGCGCTCATTGGACCCAATGGCGCCGGCAAGACGACCTGCTTCAATCTGCTCACCAAGTTTCTCGTGCCGACCTCGGGCACGATCCATTTCAACGGGCACGACATCACCAACGAACAGCCCGCGCAGATCGCGCGCCGTGGCGTGATCCGCTCGTTCCAGATCTCGGCCGTGTTCCCGCATCTCACGCTGCTGGAGAACGTGCGCCTGGGCCTGCAGCGCAGGCTCGGCACCTCGTTTCACTTCTGGCGCAGCAAGAGCTCTCTCAACCAGCTCAACGACCGCGCACGCGCGCTGCTGGCCGAGGTGGGGCTCGAGGAGCTGGCCGACGAGGTGACGGTGAACCTGCCCTACGGCCGCAAGCGTGCTCTGGAGATCGCCACCACGCTGGCCATGGAGCCCGAGCTCATGCTGCTCGACGAGCCCACGCAGGGCATGGGCCACGAGGACGTGGACCGCGTCACGCAGCTCATCAAGAAGGTGTCGGCAGGCCGCACCATTCTGATGGTCGAGCACAACATGAAGGTCATCTCCACGATCGCCGACCGCATCACGGTGCTGCAACGCGGCGCCGTGCTCGCCGAAGGCAGCTACGAAGAAGTCTCGAACAACCCGCAAGTGATGGAAGCCTATATGGGCACGACCGACGGCGAACTGCAGGGGGCGCATTAA
- a CDS encoding ABC transporter substrate-binding protein — MNRKLKTLVAVLGAAGMSLAAMQAQAQDKVKIGFLTDMSSLYADVDGKNGALAIQMAIDDFGGKVLGKPVELLSADHQNKADIAASKAREWIDTQGLTMLFGGTNSGTALAMAKIADEKKRVFMVNGAGSSALTNEQCTPYTVHYAYDTTALAKGTGGAVVKQGGKTWFFLTADYAFGMALEADTAKVVKENGGQVLGSVRHPLNASDFSSFLLQAQNSKAQILGLANAGGDTINAIKAAKEFGINKTMKMAGLLVFITDVHSLGLKNTEGLLLTTSWDWNLNDKSREFGKKFFAKTKRMPTDIHAANYSATMNYLKAVQAAGTTDADKVMAKLKSTPIDDFYAKGVIRPDGRFAHDMYLMQVKSPKESQQPWDYYKVVAQLPADQVWTTKTESKCALWK, encoded by the coding sequence ATGAACCGAAAACTCAAGACCCTGGTTGCCGTGCTCGGTGCCGCAGGCATGTCCCTGGCCGCCATGCAGGCCCAGGCGCAGGACAAGGTCAAGATCGGCTTTCTGACCGACATGTCCAGCCTCTATGCGGACGTGGATGGCAAGAATGGCGCGCTTGCCATTCAGATGGCCATCGATGACTTCGGCGGCAAGGTGCTGGGCAAGCCCGTGGAACTGCTCTCGGCCGACCACCAGAACAAGGCCGACATCGCCGCGAGCAAGGCACGCGAGTGGATCGACACCCAGGGCCTGACCATGCTGTTCGGCGGCACCAACTCCGGCACGGCCCTGGCCATGGCCAAGATTGCCGACGAGAAGAAGCGCGTCTTCATGGTCAACGGCGCTGGCTCCTCGGCGCTGACGAACGAGCAGTGCACGCCCTACACCGTGCACTACGCCTACGACACCACGGCGCTGGCCAAGGGCACGGGCGGCGCGGTCGTCAAGCAGGGCGGCAAGACTTGGTTCTTCCTGACGGCCGACTACGCCTTCGGGATGGCCCTGGAGGCCGACACCGCCAAGGTGGTCAAGGAAAACGGTGGTCAGGTGCTGGGCAGCGTGAGACACCCGCTCAACGCCTCGGACTTCTCGTCCTTCCTGTTGCAGGCGCAGAACTCCAAGGCGCAGATCCTCGGCCTGGCCAATGCCGGTGGCGACACCATCAACGCCATCAAGGCCGCCAAGGAATTCGGCATCAACAAGACCATGAAGATGGCCGGCCTGCTGGTGTTCATCACCGACGTCCACAGCCTGGGCCTGAAGAACACCGAGGGCCTGCTGCTGACCACCAGCTGGGACTGGAACCTGAACGACAAATCGCGCGAGTTCGGCAAGAAGTTCTTTGCCAAGACCAAGCGCATGCCCACCGACATCCATGCCGCCAACTACTCGGCGACCATGAACTACCTCAAGGCCGTGCAGGCCGCGGGCACCACCGATGCCGACAAGGTCATGGCCAAGCTCAAGTCCACGCCCATCGACGATTTCTACGCCAAGGGCGTGATCCGTCCCGATGGCCGCTTCGCGCACGACATGTACCTGATGCAGGTGAAGTCGCCCAAGGAGTCGCAGCAGCCCTGGGACTACTACAAGGTCGTGGCCCAGCTGCCGGCCGACCAGGTGTGGACCACCAAGACCGAGAGCAAGTGCGCCCTGTGGAAGTAA
- a CDS encoding ABC transporter ATP-binding protein — translation MANTPALEIKGLQAWYGESHVLHGVDMVVQPGEVVTLLGRNGAGRTSTLRAIMGLTGARKGSIKVYGTETIDLPTHRIAHLGLGYCPEERGIFSSLSCEENLMLPPTLKTGQAGMSVEEIYAMFPNLAERKNSQGTRLSGGEQQMLAVARILRTGAKLLLLDEISEGLAPVIVQALARMITTLRAKGYTVVMVEQNFRFAAPLADRFYVMEHGRIALRFEAAELQAKMPVLNQLLGV, via the coding sequence ATGGCGAATACGCCCGCATTGGAAATCAAGGGCCTGCAGGCCTGGTATGGCGAGTCGCATGTGCTGCATGGCGTGGACATGGTGGTGCAGCCCGGTGAGGTGGTGACGCTCTTGGGCCGCAATGGCGCGGGCCGCACCTCGACGCTGCGCGCCATCATGGGGCTGACGGGCGCGCGCAAGGGCTCGATCAAGGTCTATGGCACCGAGACCATTGACCTGCCCACGCACCGCATCGCCCACCTGGGCCTGGGTTACTGCCCCGAGGAGCGCGGCATTTTTTCGAGCCTGTCGTGCGAAGAGAACCTGATGTTGCCGCCCACGCTCAAGACGGGGCAGGCGGGCATGTCGGTCGAAGAGATCTACGCCATGTTCCCCAATCTGGCCGAGCGCAAGAACAGCCAGGGTACGCGCCTGTCGGGCGGCGAGCAGCAGATGCTGGCCGTGGCGCGCATCCTGCGCACGGGCGCCAAGCTGCTGCTGCTCGACGAGATTTCCGAGGGTCTGGCGCCGGTCATCGTGCAGGCGCTCGCGCGCATGATCACCACGCTGCGCGCCAAGGGCTACACCGTGGTCATGGTCGAGCAGAACTTCCGCTTTGCCGCGCCACTGGCCGACCGCTTCTACGTCATGGAACACGGCCGCATCGCCCTGCGCTTCGAGGCCGCCGAGCTCCAGGCCAAGATGCCCGTGCTCAACCAACTGCTGGGCGTGTGA